Proteins from one Osmerus mordax isolate fOsmMor3 chromosome 21, fOsmMor3.pri, whole genome shotgun sequence genomic window:
- the LOC136965587 gene encoding zona pellucida sperm-binding protein 1-like — MLLGKPLYLEVRVLNPPDPSVLLLVHYCVAYDRSGHSTWVLLYDGCLVSQQPVPRDHTRRFTIDTFQFLSKSKASDTDEEIYFMCSTQVCSPADGPCVEGCFSH; from the exons ATGCTCCTGGGTAAACCCTTGTACCTGGAGGTGCGCGTGCTGAACCCACCTGACCCCAGTGTGCTGCTCCTGGTGCACTACTGCGTGGCCTATGACCGCTCTGGGCACTCCACCTGGGTACTCCTCTACGATGG GTGCCTCGTCTCCCAGCAGCCAGTCCCCCGGGACCACACACGCAGGTTCACCATCGACACCTTCCAGTTCCTCTCCAAAAGCAAGGCCTCGGACACTGACGAGGAG ATCTACTTCATGTGTTCGACCCAAGTGTGCTCGCCCGCTGACGGCCCGTGTGTCGAGGGATGCTTCAGCCATTAG